A single Tachypleus tridentatus isolate NWPU-2018 chromosome 9, ASM421037v1, whole genome shotgun sequence DNA region contains:
- the LOC143227506 gene encoding solute carrier family 35 member G1-like has product MARACVSDEARDISDDHFSRHSTVDMKTSDQTFSFKRFKNIPGIGIILGMTSGFMYSLAILNLKLVSEISPALFLVIQALIQWVIYNSFIIFSKASYFGEKIDGIILFFRALFDGILKALMIYCFHWLPLADASTIYFSSPVFISLLAYLVLKEPCGAYNVFVLMLPMTGIILIIKPTFIVGTFQEIHDIDNRRKGTIFGFSACLLKACCYTMARKLQKTPSQVAAAMMSAFSFVVRTFLLFLFEEIQTSSCGKSSVLVVSSGIIITLYQLLTTIALQVENAGPVSVGQTLNIITAFLFDIFILNTIAIWCSIFGDV; this is encoded by the exons ATGGCTAGAGCCTGTGtcagtgatgaagcgcgcgacattagcgatgac CACTTTTCTCGACATTCAACTGTGGACATGAAAACTTCTGACCAGACATTCAGTTTTAAAAGGTTCAAGAATATTCCTGGAATTGGAATTATTTTGGGAATGACATCAGGATTCATGTATTCTCTGGCGATCCTGAATTTGAAGCTGGTGTCAGAAATTAGTCCAGCCCTGTTTCTGGTAATTCAAGCTCTTATCCAATGGgtaatttataattcttttattattttttcgaaAGCCAGTTACTTCGGAGAGAAAATAGatggaattattttgttttttagagctTTATTTGATGGAATATTAAAAGCCCTAATGATATACTGTTTTCACTGGCTCCCTCTTGCGGATGCTTCCACAATCTACTTCTCTTCTCCAGTGTTCATTAGTTTGCTTGCTTACTTGGTTTTGAAGGAACCTTGTGGGGCTTACAATGTATTCGTCTTAATGCTGCCGATGACGggcattattttaattatcaaaccAACGTTTATCGTAGGAACGTTCCAAGAGATTCATGACATAGATAATCGACGGAAAGGAACTATTTTTGGATTTTCTGCGTGTCTGTTGAAAGCTTGTTGCTATACAATGGCCCGTAAACTTCAAAAAACACCATCTCAAGTTGCGGCCGCCATGATGTCAGCCTTTAGCTTTGTTGTAAGAACTTTTCTATTGTTCTTGTTTGAAGAAATTCAAACATCATCTTGTGGTAAAAGCAGTGTTCTTGTTGTGAGTTCTGGCATCATTATAACACTGTATCAACTCCTCACCACAATAGCCTTACAAGTGGAAAATGCTGGACCAGTGTCTGTTGGTCAAACTCTAAATATAATTACAGCCTTTTTGTTCGATATTTTCATCTTAAATACCATCGCCATCTGGTGTAGTATTTTTGGcgatgtttaa